One part of the Nematostella vectensis chromosome 8, jaNemVect1.1, whole genome shotgun sequence genome encodes these proteins:
- the LOC116619781 gene encoding uncharacterized protein LOC116619781 produces MGYPYTDNSRIDSPGLNRSNLHLKKGHTTKTEQEERTAAKGPYQETFVRDDVGRIKDVIPKGNPLKDLGVKQTIKQLCKRAKWPTANDVRLGMRPYEPKKAPPFAVKDLLRMPNYCYKSVEGLRGLWLWTITIFSFACFTVEKSLFASR; encoded by the exons ATGGGATACCCGTACACCGACAACTCACGGATAGATAGTCCGGGTCTCAATAGAAGCAACTTGCACCTCAAAAAAGG ACACACCACAAAAACTGAACAAGAAGAGAGGACCGCCGCTAAAG GTCCATACCAGGAAACATTTGTCCGAGATGATGTTGGGAGGATTAAGGATGTCATTCCCAAAGGAAATCCTCTAAAAGACCTAG GTGTGAAGCAAACTATCAAACAGTTGTGCAAACGGGCAAAATGGCCAACTGCAAATGATGTACGGCTTGGGATGAGGCCATATGAACCCAAGAAAGCCCCACCGTTTGCAGTAAAGGATCTCCTCCGAATGCCGAATTACTGCTATAAAAGTGTTGAG GGCCTTAGAGGATTGTGGCTGTGGACCATAACTATTTTTTCATTTGCCTGTTTCACCGTGGAGAAGAGCCTCTTCGCCTCAAGATAA